Below is a genomic region from Flexivirga aerilata.
GGCTGGTCACGCTCGAGAAGAGCGCCGAGCGCCGGCAGGTCGGCGTCCTCGCGCCGCCGGATGATGATGTCCACGGGCGCGAGAGTATCCGTGGTCACGCCGACGGCAGCTCGCCGACCTGACAGACAGTCACCGAGGCTGCTCGGGTTCATCCAATGCGGTCGCATTCACTGCGTCTTCGGTGGCATCGAGGGCAGCCTGTTGCGCTCCACGAGCCGGTGCGATGTCCGTGGGTCCGGGTCCTTGCAGGCAGGCTGCGATGTCATCGCTCAGCAAGGCCGCGAGCAGGTCGGGTGCCTTGCCGTAGACGCCCTCTGCCCACAGGCCGGTCGAACTTGCGTTCGCGATCGGCACACCAACGCGCACGCAGATGCGGATGAGCAGGCTCTCAAGGTCAGCTGTTCGCCAGCCCGCGCCCACGGCGGCTGGGTCCTCGATGTAGTTGCCCGGCCTGGCCTTCCAACCGTTCTGCTCCATCAAGGTGGTGACCTGTGCGGCGTCGAACCCGACGGAGTCCGGATCACCGTTATCTGCTGGTTTCACTTGGTAATAGCGCGGTGTGGCGTTGTTGCGCTGCACCATGTAGACGAAGCCGGAGACCAGCTCATCGCTTGTGTGGACCGGTCCTCCGTTGACCCACGTGGCCTCGTTCGAGTGACGGGTGAGGCTGTCGGCCTTGCCGATATAGACGACGTTGTCCGTGGGGTCGGTGTAGACGTAGATGCGTGCGGCGTTCGGGTCGCCGGTCTCGGTCAGCGTGAAACCGACGCGTTGAGCCAACGCGACCAGGTCGCGGGCCGAAAGGGTTGCGGGCATGGACGCCTCCGCGACGACTCGATGATCCGGGAACCCGACCATACTCGCGGCGCGCCGGCCGAGGAGGCAGTCGGCGCCGACTCGTGCTCAGCCGGTGAGGGGTCGTGCCTTGCGGCCGGTCAGCGGCGTGACCGGCCGGCGGCCTGCCCGCGCGCGGTGGATGCGCCGGCCCGGGCCGTCGCGCAACAGCTCCCGCAGCCTCTCCTGGTCGTATGACGAGGGCTCCGTCGAAGCGATGAATCGCCTTACCAGACGCACGAATTCACCGGGATGGTCGCGATGCGGGAAGTGGCCGCTGTCCGGGATGACGGTCACGTCGGCGCCGGGGGCGAGGGCGGCGACGTTATGCGCGTGCTGGGCCGGGATCACCTGGTCGTCGGCGCCCCAGATGACCGCGAGCGGCATCTCCTCGGTGAGGTAGGCGCGGTCGGTCATCGTGACGATCTGGCCGTGCCAGTCGACGACCGCTCGCAGCACGTGGCGCACCGCGGCCCGCTGGTGGCTGTCTTTGAAGGAGTCGTAGATCGAGGCGATCTCGTCGATGTCGCGGGTGCCCGGCAACCGGCAGGCGTGCGCGAGCCGCAGCGCGGCGGTGTTGACGTGCCGGATGCCGGGGAGAGTCAGCGCGCCCATCACGTGGTGGAAACCGGGCGTCGTCACCGACCGGATGACCGGGCTCACCTCGGGGCCGAGGCCGCCGGGGGCAACCAGCACGAGGCGCTCGGTCGACTCCGGGTATTGGTAGGCGAACTGCATCGCCACCCCGCCGCCGAAGCTGTGGCCCACCACCGTGACTCGGTCGATCTCCAGCACCGACAGCAGGTCGCGCATGCCGTTGGCGAAACCGCCCAGGCTGTAGTCGGCCCGTGGCTTGGCCGACTGACCGTGGCCGAGCAGGTCGGGTGCGATCACCGTGTAGTCGCGGGCGAGTTGCCGGATGACCGGGTCCCAGGTGTGGTGGTCGCAGGCGACGCCGTGCAGCAACAGCAACACCGGCCCCGACCCGATCTTCACGTAGGCACGGCGATGTCCGTGCACGTCCGCGAAGCGGACCCGAGGCGAAACGGTCATAGTCGGGCATTCAATCACCTCGACGGGCCTCCAGCTACCGATTGGTAAGTCGCGTCGTCGTGGTGCGTCGGGCCGCCGGTGCGAGGTCAGTACGCTCGCCGGGTGCCGTCCGACAAGCCAGCCCCGCCGCGACTGACCCGGGAGGCGATCCTCGACGTCGCCGGGCGACTCGTCACCGTCGGCGGCGCGGACGCCCTCAGCATGCGCAAGCTCGCAGGGGAACTCGGGGTGTCGCCGATGGCGCTCTACCGTCATGTGCAGGACCGGGACGAGCTGCTCGTGGCCCTGCTCGACCGTGAGTTCGAGGCGGTGGTGTGGCCGCCTCTGCCGGATCCAGGTGCCGAGCGTGCCGTCCAGGTCATGCTCATGCTGCACCGCGAATTGGCTTCTCGGCCATGGGTTCTGGACGCGCTGACCCGCGGGGACCTGATGGCCCCGAGTGCAGCTCGCGCGACCGACGACGTGCTGGGCTCCCTGCGGGCCGCTGGGTGCTCGCCCCAGACCGCCGCGATCCGGTATGCCGCAGCGTGGCGACTGACGCTGGGCGCGCTGCTGGTGGACGCCCGGACCGCCTCGGCGGTCGCGGGGCTGACCCGCCCGACCGTGCAGGAGCAGGTGCGCCGCGACGCCGACCCGGAGACCTTTCCGGCCCTTGTCGAGTGCGGTGATGCGCTGCGGCAGCAGCGGCAGGATTTCGACGTCGAGCACGCATTGCGGTTGATCCTGGCGGCGCCACCGGAGTAGGTTTACGCGTACACAACGTGGGCGGAGGGGCGGAGATGGGCGATCCGTCGATCTACGAGGCAGCCGGTGGCCGGGACGTGATGCTCCGGATCGCCGCAGCGTGGCACGACCGCGCGATCGAGTGTTTCGCGGGCGCGTTGCACGACGCCGGCGTCGCCGCCAACCTCGAGATCTACGACGCGATGCTGTCCTACTGGGGCTGGGCGACCTGGTATCCGATGTATGCCTATCACGAGTCGCCGGCCGAAGTGCCGGCGAAGTTGCCCATGCCGCAATGGGATTGGGCTCAGACCGTCACCTTCCGGGAGTCGCAATGATCACGCCCTATCTCACCGTCAAGGACGCCCGCGCGGCGATCGACTGGTATCGGCAGGCCTTCGGGGCGCGAGTGTCGTTCGCGCCGATCGTCATGGATGACGGGCGCATCGGGCACGTGGAACTCACGATCGGTCAGGACGGTCGCTTCATGATGTCGGAGGAGTTCGCCTCGGCCGGCGTGGCTGCGCCGGACCCGGGGCGCGACAACGCTGTGTCGATGCACGTCGACACGACTGCCGTCGACGTGGTGGTGCGGCAGGC
It encodes:
- a CDS encoding alpha/beta fold hydrolase, whose translation is MTVSPRVRFADVHGHRRAYVKIGSGPVLLLLHGVACDHHTWDPVIRQLARDYTVIAPDLLGHGQSAKPRADYSLGGFANGMRDLLSVLEIDRVTVVGHSFGGGVAMQFAYQYPESTERLVLVAPGGLGPEVSPVIRSVTTPGFHHVMGALTLPGIRHVNTAALRLAHACRLPGTRDIDEIASIYDSFKDSHQRAAVRHVLRAVVDWHGQIVTMTDRAYLTEEMPLAVIWGADDQVIPAQHAHNVAALAPGADVTVIPDSGHFPHRDHPGEFVRLVRRFIASTEPSSYDQERLRELLRDGPGRRIHRARAGRRPVTPLTGRKARPLTG
- a CDS encoding TetR family transcriptional regulator; the protein is MPSDKPAPPRLTREAILDVAGRLVTVGGADALSMRKLAGELGVSPMALYRHVQDRDELLVALLDREFEAVVWPPLPDPGAERAVQVMLMLHRELASRPWVLDALTRGDLMAPSAARATDDVLGSLRAAGCSPQTAAIRYAAAWRLTLGALLVDARTASAVAGLTRPTVQEQVRRDADPETFPALVECGDALRQQRQDFDVEHALRLILAAPPE